A single region of the Hyphomicrobiales bacterium genome encodes:
- the greA gene encoding Transcription elongation factor GreA translates to MEKIPMTAAGYAALETELKHRQQQERPRIIQAIAEARALGDLSENAEYHAAKEAQGLNEGRVQELEGLISRADIIDVGKLDGKSVKFGATVTLIDEDTEEERVYQIVGEPEADVRRGKMSITSPVARALIGKSVGDTVEVNTPGGGKSYEIVKVAFI, encoded by the coding sequence GGCTACGCTGCTCTGGAAACGGAGTTGAAGCACCGCCAGCAGCAGGAGCGCCCGCGCATCATCCAGGCGATCGCGGAGGCGCGTGCGTTGGGCGATTTGTCTGAGAATGCCGAGTACCACGCGGCGAAGGAAGCCCAGGGGCTGAACGAAGGCCGCGTGCAGGAACTCGAGGGCCTGATTTCCCGTGCTGACATCATCGATGTCGGCAAGCTCGACGGAAAGAGCGTGAAGTTCGGCGCGACGGTGACCCTCATCGACGAGGACACCGAGGAAGAGCGGGTCTACCAGATCGTCGGCGAGCCTGAGGCGGACGTGCGCCGCGGCAAGATGTCGATCACCTCCCCGGTTGCTCGCGCGCTCATCGGCAAATCCGTGGGCGACACCGTCGAGGTCAATACGCCCGGCGGCGGCAAGTCCTACGAGATCGTCAAAGTCGCTTTCATCTAG